A section of the Halopiger aswanensis genome encodes:
- a CDS encoding DUF1616 domain-containing protein yields the protein MKDLLIRTVRPVVAIGQGTRRLVTRTPTDLVAVAGFVAVATLLLTVVDVASPVVRAAVGFPLLFLAPGYAIVAALFPRAAPLEASTGFGIGQMRAVTEVERAALAFGLSFASLPLIGLTVAALSLEFTGPVVVGAVSGFVLLTVAVATVRRFRVPAQDRYRLRLLRKLGAARAAIVDRGSIAYTAVNVVLIVSMVIALTSVGYALVSPQQGEQYTSLRILDENDSGELVAGNYTTEIESGESVPLTIAVENQEGTGTEYTAVIQEQWLEDGTVLERTDHQRVEYSVGDGETATAERSVTPSAESGEVRIAVLLYEGDVPDTPTVDNAYRSGYLWVEISDDLESESDE from the coding sequence ATGAAAGACCTCCTGATTCGAACGGTTCGGCCGGTCGTCGCCATCGGCCAGGGAACCAGACGTCTCGTCACACGAACGCCGACCGATCTGGTCGCCGTCGCCGGCTTCGTCGCCGTCGCCACCCTCCTCCTGACGGTCGTCGACGTCGCCTCGCCGGTCGTGCGAGCCGCGGTCGGCTTTCCGTTGCTGTTTCTCGCCCCCGGCTACGCGATCGTCGCCGCGCTGTTCCCCCGCGCCGCCCCGCTCGAGGCGTCGACGGGCTTCGGTATCGGCCAGATGCGAGCGGTAACGGAGGTCGAACGCGCCGCGCTCGCGTTCGGCCTGAGCTTCGCGTCGCTGCCGCTGATCGGCCTGACCGTCGCAGCCCTCTCGCTCGAGTTTACGGGCCCCGTCGTCGTCGGGGCCGTGAGCGGGTTCGTGCTACTCACCGTCGCGGTTGCTACGGTCCGTCGGTTCCGCGTCCCCGCTCAGGATCGCTACCGACTCCGGCTGCTCCGCAAGCTCGGGGCCGCCCGCGCTGCGATCGTCGATCGCGGATCGATCGCGTACACGGCGGTCAACGTCGTCCTGATCGTCAGCATGGTGATCGCGCTGACGAGCGTCGGCTACGCGCTCGTCTCACCCCAGCAGGGCGAGCAGTACACCTCCCTCCGGATACTCGACGAGAACGACTCGGGCGAACTCGTCGCGGGCAACTACACGACCGAGATCGAGTCCGGCGAGTCCGTCCCGCTCACGATCGCCGTGGAGAACCAGGAGGGGACGGGGACCGAGTACACGGCCGTCATCCAAGAGCAGTGGCTCGAGGACGGCACGGTACTCGAGCGGACGGACCACCAGCGCGTCGAGTACAGCGTCGGCGACGGCGAGACCGCAACCGCCGAGCGATCGGTGACGCCGTCCGCCGAGAGCGGCGAGGTCCGCATCGCGGTGTTGCTCTACGAGGGCGACGTGCCGGACACGCCGACCGTCGACAACGCGTACCGCTCGGGCTACCTCTGGGTCGAGATCAGCGACGATCTCGAGTCGGAATCCGACGAGTAG
- a CDS encoding MFS transporter codes for MSTQSSVGDSLRKVALTLGFLAVAASALVARSNPATGYELSFYTMTPTEVWAGLLVALAASLAVAFGPSGGDRTDRGLAVVLGGLVMTVFVGLPIVRGYRFLGHHDALTHLGWARALSEGTIVPFDLYYPGIHTVTVFIHSALGIPLSRSMLLMVLLAVLVFCTFVPLCVGTIAPDDRGRAAAIGAFAGFLLLPITTISMFLEAHAMSQAVLFSALLVYLLVKYVRPGRESVSRPASAIGVALAFVSIATVVYHPQLVAHLIAVFLGICALQFLARRVAAGGRMANQTTLYGHSLFLIGLFLVWTANHDFFSGMFEHFFSAAIEFLLEGRSGAGDTVAVQGASLSSIGGSLVEVFFKLFTAQLVFVILVGALALAVVVRRNSSWVSSVRAETMYFLTALVALVPLFGIYFLAPDSTMHFRVFGLMMLFVTLLGSIAIHGLTARFSGDRSRFVPGHPVIAVGFALLLVLSLAAVIPSPYTYKASPHVSDTQMSGYEAAFENRDEDIGFLGLRDGPNRFDDAINGNEERMHRHQDLDESSFGDPLATRYDEDRYLALTRVDYEREVNAYNELRYTEEELDSVATQPRVNRVQSNGEFDLYYVDTESSLE; via the coding sequence ATGTCAACGCAGTCATCCGTCGGCGATTCGCTTCGAAAGGTAGCGCTCACACTCGGCTTCCTCGCGGTCGCCGCCAGCGCGCTCGTCGCGCGTTCGAATCCGGCGACCGGCTACGAACTCTCGTTCTACACGATGACCCCCACGGAGGTCTGGGCCGGCCTACTGGTTGCGCTAGCTGCATCGCTCGCCGTCGCGTTCGGCCCGTCCGGCGGCGACCGAACGGATCGGGGACTCGCGGTCGTCCTCGGCGGCCTCGTGATGACCGTGTTCGTCGGCCTCCCGATCGTTCGCGGCTACCGCTTTCTCGGCCACCACGACGCGCTCACGCACCTCGGCTGGGCGCGTGCCCTCTCCGAGGGAACGATCGTCCCGTTCGACCTCTACTACCCCGGCATCCACACGGTGACGGTCTTCATCCACTCGGCGCTCGGCATCCCCCTCTCGCGGTCGATGCTACTGATGGTCTTGCTCGCCGTGCTGGTGTTTTGCACGTTCGTCCCGCTGTGTGTCGGGACGATCGCTCCCGACGATCGCGGCCGCGCCGCGGCGATCGGCGCCTTCGCCGGCTTCCTCCTGCTGCCGATCACGACGATCTCGATGTTCCTCGAGGCCCACGCGATGTCCCAGGCCGTGCTGTTCTCGGCGCTGCTCGTCTATCTGCTCGTCAAGTACGTCCGGCCGGGTCGGGAGAGCGTCTCTCGGCCCGCGTCCGCGATCGGCGTCGCCCTCGCGTTCGTCTCGATCGCGACCGTCGTCTACCACCCCCAGCTCGTGGCCCACCTGATCGCCGTCTTCCTCGGGATCTGCGCGCTCCAGTTCCTCGCGCGTCGCGTCGCGGCCGGCGGACGGATGGCCAACCAGACCACGCTGTACGGCCACTCGCTGTTTCTGATCGGCCTCTTCCTGGTGTGGACCGCGAACCACGACTTCTTCAGCGGGATGTTCGAGCACTTCTTCAGCGCGGCGATCGAGTTCCTGCTCGAGGGTCGCAGCGGCGCGGGCGACACCGTCGCAGTGCAGGGCGCGTCGCTCTCGTCGATCGGCGGCAGTCTCGTCGAGGTGTTCTTCAAACTGTTCACCGCGCAACTGGTGTTCGTGATCCTCGTCGGCGCGCTCGCGCTAGCTGTGGTCGTCCGCCGCAACTCGAGTTGGGTCTCGTCGGTGCGGGCCGAGACGATGTACTTCCTCACCGCGTTGGTCGCTCTCGTCCCGCTGTTCGGCATCTACTTCCTCGCGCCGGATTCGACGATGCACTTCCGGGTCTTCGGGCTGATGATGCTGTTCGTGACGCTACTCGGGTCGATCGCGATCCACGGGCTTACGGCCAGGTTTTCGGGCGATCGGTCCCGGTTCGTTCCCGGTCACCCGGTCATCGCCGTCGGCTTCGCCCTGTTGCTGGTCCTGTCGCTCGCGGCCGTGATTCCGTCGCCGTACACGTACAAGGCCTCCCCGCACGTCAGCGACACGCAGATGAGCGGGTACGAGGCCGCATTCGAGAATCGGGACGAGGACATCGGGTTCCTCGGACTCCGAGACGGGCCGAACCGCTTCGACGACGCGATCAACGGGAACGAGGAGCGAATGCACCGCCATCAGGATCTCGACGAGTCGTCGTTCGGCGACCCGCTCGCGACGCGGTACGACGAGGACAGGTATCTCGCGCTCACCCGCGTCGATTACGAACGCGAGGTGAACGCGTACAACGAACTCCGGTACACCGAGGAGGAACTCGACTCGGTCGCGACGCAACCCCGCGTGAACCGGGTGCAGTCCAACGGCGAGTTCGACCTCTACTACGTCGACACCGAATCGAGCCTCGAATAA
- a CDS encoding flippase, translated as MSATDKLVSGFKANLAAKVVEVGVNGLLVLLLTNVFLTTGEYGLLYLAISICSVAIFFSRMGFAKSAARYVTEYRETDPSKIPFIVRRALTFNVIAIAVVAGTVLALRGPIAAQFGEPDLVWLLSIGFLFIVARTLHSFGYFLCQGFNRVSWSALLLIVANLGILASVLSLLALGFGVAGALFGYVVGYGLSATVGLTVLYRWVSSADWNATGDADGTESADGAGTSSAGSSATDETENLTRRIFEYSLPLTVTGAASILYKRVDIVLVGAILSPVAVGYYTLAKQLTEFVTAPASSLGFALAPAYGESKSSDNLERAAEIYRTTFEYNLLFYIPAAAGIALVADPAVRYVFGEGYLGAIPIVQVLAAFVVLQSINKITDDALDFLGRARHRALSKGGTAALNFVLNLVFLPTIGVVGAALSTVISYAIMVGINIYLIHSELSLPLRSLFRTALTVCSIALGMSLIVVLGLPYVSSVVSLAAIVLLGVVSWLALAVTSGLLDLRRAVAQLS; from the coding sequence ATGTCCGCAACCGACAAGCTCGTCAGCGGGTTCAAGGCGAATCTGGCGGCCAAGGTCGTCGAAGTCGGCGTCAACGGCCTGCTCGTGCTCCTCTTGACGAACGTCTTCCTGACGACAGGGGAGTACGGCCTGCTGTACCTGGCGATTTCGATCTGCAGCGTGGCGATCTTCTTCAGCCGGATGGGGTTCGCCAAGTCCGCCGCCCGGTACGTCACCGAGTACCGCGAGACGGATCCGTCGAAGATCCCGTTCATCGTCCGGCGCGCGCTGACGTTCAACGTGATCGCGATCGCGGTCGTCGCGGGCACGGTCCTCGCGCTCCGCGGGCCGATCGCCGCGCAGTTCGGCGAACCCGACTTGGTCTGGCTGCTCTCGATCGGATTCCTCTTTATCGTCGCCCGGACGCTCCACTCGTTCGGGTACTTCCTCTGTCAGGGATTCAACCGCGTTTCCTGGAGCGCGTTGCTGTTGATCGTCGCGAATCTCGGGATCCTCGCGTCCGTCCTATCGCTGCTCGCGCTCGGCTTCGGCGTCGCCGGAGCGCTGTTCGGGTACGTCGTCGGCTACGGGCTGAGCGCGACGGTGGGGCTGACCGTCCTCTACCGGTGGGTGTCGAGCGCCGATTGGAATGCGACCGGTGACGCGGACGGGACCGAGTCGGCCGATGGGGCGGGGACCTCGTCGGCTGGGAGCAGCGCTACCGACGAAACCGAGAACCTCACTCGCCGCATCTTCGAGTACAGCCTCCCGCTTACCGTCACCGGCGCCGCGTCGATTCTGTACAAGCGCGTCGACATCGTGCTCGTCGGGGCGATTCTCTCCCCCGTCGCGGTCGGCTACTACACCCTGGCCAAGCAACTGACCGAGTTCGTGACGGCGCCCGCGAGTTCGCTCGGGTTCGCGCTCGCACCCGCCTACGGCGAGTCGAAGTCCAGCGACAACCTCGAGCGGGCCGCCGAGATTTACCGGACGACCTTCGAGTACAACCTGCTCTTTTACATCCCCGCCGCCGCCGGGATCGCACTGGTCGCGGATCCGGCCGTCCGATACGTCTTCGGCGAGGGGTACCTCGGTGCGATTCCGATCGTGCAGGTGCTCGCGGCGTTCGTCGTCCTCCAGTCGATCAACAAGATCACCGACGACGCGCTCGATTTCCTCGGGCGCGCCCGGCATAGGGCGCTCTCGAAGGGCGGAACGGCGGCGCTCAACTTCGTGCTCAACCTCGTCTTCCTCCCGACGATCGGGGTCGTCGGCGCGGCGCTGTCGACGGTCATCAGCTACGCGATCATGGTCGGGATCAACATCTACCTCATCCACTCGGAACTCTCGCTCCCGCTCCGGTCGCTGTTCCGAACGGCGCTGACCGTGTGCAGTATCGCCCTCGGCATGTCGCTGATCGTCGTGCTCGGCTTGCCCTACGTCTCGAGCGTCGTCTCACTGGCCGCGATCGTCCTCCTCGGCGTCGTCAGTTGGCTCGCGCTGGCGGTCACCAGCGGGCTGCTGGATCTGCGCCGGGCCGTCGCTCAGCTGAGCTAA
- a CDS encoding right-handed parallel beta-helix repeat-containing protein translates to MTTNEDAGSDPDERTLVGRRSYIKAAASAVTLGAAGAGSAAAAGEDYDVIEVPAGRTHTITLGSGDTLENTLIDISARNAKFQISARGSGWEVRNLGIRGNWDETQKAEPFIVSGDGVIDNYYFADGATGNTYPNGPTGIYVANAHSGTIRINNVNIQDMPDNAIYGSSPGDLPSHPSGGGGGGDVIITNSYAADCVASSFRVGTDGSRVENCVSVGSDCGFWAFYNSPKVVDCDFSDSNLGDIRVGDGHWQANARPRLENVRYETDVIHSGSVVGSSAGSPQRTSPEEVEGVPLSAEEAASGGGSGGVSPSPPSNGDEPDEDGEDDEELEGHLLAFVTKPEARNAEYEFTAEGAVELAEADYESPSGRSIGANGNDSVEESDGTARVSGLTGGGYGDAYRVAGPVTSIDIDQPDVMWVELDGEKMSVEEVIEATSGDDSDEDDENDENEASDHLLAFVTDADARYAEYEFTAEGAVELADADYESPSGRSIGGNGNDAIEESDGKYRVSGLTGGGYGDAFRVSGPVTSIDIDQPDVMWVELDGEEMSVEEVIEATSGDDDEDDSGNEDDDASDGPSNALVIDATETGASAEYRFEVSGSVEKATHRDATIDDGDSVDGTAVKGSVDSAKDAYWFSGDITDFWLNGDALVDVEYNAR, encoded by the coding sequence ATGACTACCAACGAGGACGCTGGCTCGGATCCCGACGAACGAACGCTGGTCGGTCGACGCTCCTATATTAAAGCGGCCGCGAGCGCGGTCACGCTCGGCGCCGCCGGCGCCGGCTCCGCTGCGGCTGCCGGTGAGGACTACGACGTCATCGAGGTCCCCGCCGGACGGACGCACACGATCACCCTCGGTAGCGGCGACACGCTCGAGAACACGCTGATCGACATTTCGGCGCGGAACGCGAAATTCCAGATCTCCGCCCGCGGGTCGGGCTGGGAAGTCCGCAACCTCGGCATCCGCGGCAACTGGGACGAAACGCAGAAAGCCGAACCGTTCATCGTCAGCGGCGACGGCGTCATCGACAACTACTACTTCGCCGACGGGGCGACCGGGAACACCTACCCCAACGGCCCCACGGGCATCTACGTGGCGAACGCCCACAGCGGCACGATCCGGATCAACAACGTCAACATTCAGGACATGCCCGACAACGCGATCTACGGCAGTTCGCCGGGCGATCTCCCCTCCCACCCCAGCGGCGGTGGCGGCGGCGGCGACGTGATCATCACGAACAGCTACGCGGCCGACTGCGTCGCCTCCTCGTTCCGCGTCGGGACCGACGGGAGCCGCGTCGAGAACTGCGTCTCCGTCGGCTCCGATTGCGGCTTCTGGGCGTTCTACAATTCACCCAAAGTCGTCGACTGCGACTTCTCCGACTCGAACCTCGGCGACATCCGCGTCGGCGACGGCCACTGGCAAGCCAACGCCAGACCGCGACTCGAGAACGTCCGCTACGAGACGGACGTAATTCACTCGGGTTCGGTCGTCGGCTCGTCGGCAGGCTCGCCACAGCGGACGTCCCCCGAGGAGGTCGAGGGCGTGCCGCTCTCGGCGGAGGAGGCTGCCTCGGGCGGCGGCAGCGGCGGCGTCAGTCCGTCGCCGCCGAGCAACGGCGACGAACCCGACGAGGACGGCGAGGACGACGAGGAACTCGAGGGCCACCTCCTCGCGTTCGTTACGAAACCCGAGGCGCGGAACGCGGAGTACGAGTTCACGGCCGAGGGGGCTGTTGAACTCGCCGAGGCCGATTACGAGAGTCCCTCCGGCCGCTCCATCGGCGCCAACGGTAACGATTCCGTCGAGGAATCGGACGGAACGGCCCGCGTTAGCGGGCTCACCGGCGGCGGTTACGGTGACGCCTACCGCGTCGCCGGCCCGGTGACGTCGATCGACATCGACCAGCCCGACGTGATGTGGGTCGAACTCGACGGCGAGAAGATGTCCGTCGAAGAGGTCATCGAAGCCACGTCCGGCGACGACAGCGACGAGGACGACGAGAACGACGAGAACGAAGCGAGCGACCACCTGCTCGCGTTCGTGACCGACGCCGACGCCAGATACGCCGAGTACGAGTTTACGGCCGAAGGAGCCGTCGAACTCGCGGACGCCGACTACGAGAGTCCGTCCGGCCGCTCTATCGGTGGCAACGGCAACGACGCGATCGAAGAGTCGGACGGCAAGTACCGCGTCAGCGGACTCACTGGCGGCGGCTACGGCGACGCCTTCCGCGTCTCGGGTCCCGTTACGTCGATCGATATCGACCAGCCCGACGTGATGTGGGTCGAACTCGACGGCGAGGAGATGTCGGTTGAGGAGGTTATCGAGGCCACGTCCGGTGACGACGACGAAGACGACAGCGGGAATGAAGATGACGACGCCTCCGACGGCCCGTCGAACGCGCTCGTCATCGACGCGACCGAAACTGGTGCGTCGGCAGAGTACCGGTTCGAGGTCTCCGGATCGGTCGAGAAAGCAACCCACCGGGACGCGACGATCGACGACGGCGATAGCGTCGACGGTACCGCAGTCAAGGGCTCCGTCGACAGCGCGAAGGACGCCTACTGGTTCAGCGGCGACATCACGGACTTCTGGCTGAACGGGGACGCGCTCGTCGACGTCGAGTACAACGCTCGATAA
- a CDS encoding GNAT family N-acetyltransferase: MDIERLTLAEWGEALPRSGFEVFHDPDALTVLDAHTDAQMRLYGAFKGQQAVGLLPVFVDEKSVGRTVFSPPVSLGVPRLGPIINPNSPKRRKWERINSELAEAVADDLETDRRSTLFRMTCPVGYDDPRPYNWNGFTTEPKFTYVVDLEDCSDVEDAMSGFSKSLRNEMRRYDDLDLTIEQEGIESAMRIYEDVVDQYAEYDDTAPMTEPFLRDLLSSLDDDRWRVYVARTPDGEYKSGIITLFSNDLAYYWQGGVVASYEHVSVNNLLHRVILEDIVTDPDLESVTGYDLVGANTERLCEYKGKFNGELRPYYAVESEGLEMTLAKSVYSTVSGSLK; this comes from the coding sequence ATGGATATCGAACGACTGACGCTCGCCGAGTGGGGCGAGGCGCTGCCCCGGTCCGGGTTCGAGGTGTTCCACGACCCCGACGCGCTGACCGTGCTCGACGCCCACACCGACGCCCAGATGCGCCTCTACGGCGCGTTCAAGGGACAGCAAGCGGTCGGCCTCCTCCCGGTCTTCGTCGACGAGAAGTCCGTCGGCCGCACCGTCTTCTCGCCGCCCGTCTCGCTGGGCGTTCCCCGCCTGGGCCCCATCATCAACCCGAACAGCCCGAAGCGCCGCAAGTGGGAGCGCATCAACAGCGAACTCGCCGAAGCCGTCGCCGACGACCTCGAGACCGACAGGCGCTCGACGCTGTTCCGGATGACCTGTCCGGTCGGCTACGACGATCCCCGCCCCTACAACTGGAACGGCTTCACTACGGAGCCGAAGTTCACCTACGTCGTCGACCTCGAGGACTGTTCGGACGTCGAGGACGCGATGTCGGGATTCAGCAAGAGCCTCCGCAACGAGATGCGCCGCTACGACGATCTCGACCTGACGATCGAGCAGGAAGGGATCGAGTCGGCGATGCGGATCTACGAGGACGTCGTCGACCAGTACGCGGAGTACGACGACACCGCGCCGATGACCGAGCCCTTCCTCCGCGATCTGCTCTCGTCGCTGGACGACGACCGCTGGCGGGTCTACGTCGCCCGCACGCCGGACGGCGAGTACAAGAGCGGCATCATCACGCTGTTCTCGAACGATCTGGCCTACTACTGGCAGGGCGGCGTCGTCGCCTCCTACGAGCACGTCAGCGTCAACAACCTCCTGCATCGGGTCATCCTCGAGGACATCGTCACCGATCCCGACCTCGAGTCGGTGACGGGGTACGATCTGGTCGGCGCGAACACCGAGCGCCTCTGTGAGTACAAAGGGAAGTTCAACGGCGAACTCCGGCCCTACTACGCGGTCGAATCCGAGGGTCTCGAGATGACGCTGGCGAAGTCGGTCTACAGCACCGTGAGCGGCTCGTTGAAGTGA
- a CDS encoding glycosyltransferase, which produces MSETTAERTESTPSSDGAGSTDADGAGDAATGRDETSSPIDSRARWRRPLADEDDEDEQDDARVLVITGLSHKNERHYGPLADVAGKTTLVCLEPERAIDDAEYVQVPEIGPRLLRVLLLFFVALYEGYRNEYDAVASISLLPYGLYALALKAVYGYPAHLGIIGIDLDHHARQWYGAGPRWAFRQFDAISVPGSAHARKLVRMGVPEERIEILTNAIDVDTYHPIPADIDAEYDFVWLGRFSAEKDPLLFVRALAQLEADGREFQAAMVGTGSDRTDVIDEIAAHGLEDRIALPGWVDDPLSYYRRSNTFVLTSRRDALPLALLEAMASGLAPIVPRVGSVPDVVTDGENGIVVPDRTPAAFARAMGRCLDDPDYRADLADAAPAVRDEFGMDEAGDDWRRILSTLEG; this is translated from the coding sequence ATGAGCGAAACGACCGCCGAACGGACGGAGAGCACGCCCTCGAGCGACGGCGCCGGATCGACTGACGCGGACGGGGCTGGCGACGCGGCTACTGGTCGCGACGAGACGTCGTCGCCGATCGACTCCAGAGCGCGCTGGCGACGCCCGCTCGCGGACGAGGACGACGAAGACGAACAGGACGACGCGCGCGTGCTCGTGATCACCGGCCTGTCGCACAAGAACGAACGCCACTACGGTCCGCTCGCGGACGTCGCCGGGAAGACGACGCTCGTCTGTCTCGAGCCCGAACGTGCCATCGACGATGCGGAGTACGTGCAGGTGCCGGAGATCGGGCCGCGCCTCCTGCGGGTCCTCCTGTTGTTTTTCGTGGCCCTCTACGAGGGCTACCGCAACGAGTACGACGCCGTCGCGTCGATCTCGCTGCTGCCGTACGGGCTCTACGCGCTCGCGCTGAAGGCGGTCTACGGCTATCCGGCGCACCTGGGCATCATCGGCATCGACCTCGATCACCACGCCCGGCAGTGGTACGGCGCCGGGCCGCGCTGGGCGTTCAGGCAGTTCGACGCGATTTCGGTTCCCGGCTCCGCCCACGCCCGCAAACTCGTCCGAATGGGCGTCCCCGAGGAGCGCATCGAGATCCTGACGAACGCGATCGACGTCGACACCTACCACCCGATTCCGGCGGATATCGACGCCGAGTACGACTTCGTCTGGCTCGGCCGCTTCAGCGCGGAGAAGGACCCGCTCCTGTTCGTCAGGGCGCTCGCACAGCTCGAGGCGGACGGCCGAGAGTTCCAGGCGGCGATGGTCGGCACCGGTTCCGATCGAACGGACGTCATCGACGAAATCGCCGCACACGGCCTCGAGGATCGCATCGCTCTGCCGGGCTGGGTCGACGACCCGCTGTCGTACTACCGGCGCTCGAATACGTTCGTGCTCACCTCGCGGCGCGACGCCCTGCCGCTGGCGCTGCTCGAGGCGATGGCGTCGGGGCTCGCACCGATCGTTCCGCGAGTGGGTTCGGTGCCGGACGTCGTCACCGACGGGGAGAACGGGATCGTCGTCCCAGATCGAACGCCGGCGGCGTTCGCCCGCGCGATGGGGCGATGTCTCGACGATCCGGACTACCGGGCGGACCTCGCGGACGCCGCGCCGGCGGTCCGGGACGAGTTCGGGATGGACGAGGCCGGCGACGACTGGCGGCGGATTCTCTCGACGCTCGAGGGGTGA
- a CDS encoding glycoside hydrolase family protein, with product MQSQGLHAPDDRAETGARARDVDRYVSALDSMLAYARRRDYIGPDYGDGMSSQLLQALPVENRFLNLAVQETVKRAPIDVRPLFRVEQRRNYMGAALFSIANLNYYDLLQARGQRTDPGFDPLGEAERLAEWLLEESLSGYSGFCGGHRHEIQHLHTKGVPSDPDIVSTSCAVKALLRVAEHEGKEEYAEIARTAVDFMVEDLNYREVEEGAKIDYHLNHPDDSYTINAAALGAQMLVDLYEYFGDDELRERATKIFDHIAANQTDRGGWPYRLPADASHLSMDNHHNGFVIESFQRYREVVDEERYADTLEDAVEFYREELFELDGAPNFDEEHAYPRDIHASTQGILVFTREGDLEFAERILRWVLANMQVEGEEGRFYYRKYRHHTKRVTLMRWCQGWMSYATSEFLLACLEADADSRAEDRADPLEA from the coding sequence ATGCAGTCGCAAGGACTTCACGCGCCGGACGATCGGGCAGAGACGGGAGCGCGCGCTCGAGACGTCGATCGGTACGTCTCCGCGCTCGATTCGATGCTCGCGTACGCGCGGCGGCGGGACTACATCGGGCCGGATTACGGCGACGGGATGAGCAGTCAACTGCTGCAGGCCCTGCCCGTCGAGAACCGATTTCTCAATCTGGCGGTCCAAGAGACCGTCAAGCGTGCGCCGATCGACGTCAGGCCGCTCTTTCGCGTCGAACAGCGGCGCAACTACATGGGGGCGGCGCTGTTTTCGATCGCGAATCTGAACTACTACGACCTCCTGCAGGCGCGGGGCCAGCGCACCGATCCCGGCTTCGATCCGCTCGGCGAGGCCGAGCGGCTGGCCGAGTGGCTCCTCGAGGAGAGCCTCTCCGGCTACAGCGGCTTCTGCGGCGGGCATCGCCACGAGATCCAGCATCTCCACACGAAAGGCGTACCCAGCGATCCGGACATCGTTTCGACCTCGTGCGCGGTCAAGGCGCTCCTGCGGGTCGCCGAGCACGAGGGGAAAGAGGAGTACGCCGAGATCGCACGCACGGCGGTCGACTTCATGGTCGAGGACCTGAACTACCGCGAGGTCGAGGAGGGCGCGAAGATCGACTACCACCTCAACCACCCCGACGACTCCTACACGATCAACGCGGCCGCGCTCGGCGCGCAGATGCTCGTCGATCTCTACGAGTACTTCGGCGACGACGAACTCCGCGAGCGCGCGACGAAGATCTTCGATCACATCGCGGCCAACCAGACGGACCGGGGCGGCTGGCCCTACCGGCTCCCGGCGGACGCGTCGCACCTCTCGATGGACAACCACCACAACGGGTTCGTCATCGAGTCCTTCCAGCGCTACCGCGAGGTCGTCGACGAAGAGCGGTACGCCGACACGCTCGAGGACGCCGTCGAGTTCTACCGCGAGGAACTGTTCGAACTCGACGGCGCGCCGAACTTCGACGAGGAGCACGCCTACCCGCGTGACATCCACGCCAGCACGCAGGGTATTCTGGTGTTCACTCGCGAGGGCGACCTCGAGTTCGCCGAGCGGATCCTCCGCTGGGTGCTCGCGAACATGCAGGTCGAGGGCGAAGAAGGCCGGTTCTACTACCGGAAGTACCGTCACCATACCAAGCGCGTGACGCTGATGCGGTGGTGTCAGGGCTGGATGTCCTACGCGACCTCGGAGTTCCTGCTGGCGTGTCTCGAGGCCGACGCCGACTCCAGGGCCGAGGACCGAGCCGACCCCCTCGAAGCATGA